The genomic region ACCTTCGAAATGGAAACGCGCCGACCCGGCCCTGCTTTCACGTTGAATCCCAACATCTCGAAACCCAAATCCTCCGCTCTCGCGTTCGGGAAGACCGTCACCACCACCGGGATGACTCGCTTTGTCCCCTCGCGAAAGATTTCCGTCCGGATCGTGTCGCCGGTTCGGTATCCGCGAAGGAGCGAGTAAAAGTCCTCACGGTATTGCACGGGACTGTCTTCGAGCGACGTGATGATGTCCTGCCGTCGGAGACCCGCTTTATCCGCAGGGCTGTCCGCTTCCACCTTCGTGACAACAACGCCCCGGGAGACACCGAAGTAGTTCGAGAGTTCGTCGTTGATCGCCTGCACGCGGACTCCGTACCACGGGATCGTCACTTGCCCCTGGGTGAGGAGGTTGCTCATGATGCGGTTCGCGCGATCGATCGGGATGGCGAATCCGATTCCCTGCGCCTTGGCCACAATGGCCGTGTTGATGCCGACCGTTTGCCCGAGGATGTTGAGAAGCGGCCCGCCGGAGTTGCCGGGATTGATCGAGGCGTCGGTCTGAACGAAATCCTGATACACGCGATCGCCGGTCTTCACCGAGCGGTGGAGCGCGCTCACCACACCCACGGTCACGGTGTGGGAAAGCCCGAAGGGATTTCCGATGGCGATGACGGTTTCGCCGATCATGATATCGTTGGAGCGACCCATTCCGAGGGTCGGCAATCGAATCGCTCCGCTCTCGGTTTTCACGCGGAGCACCGCGATGTCCGTGTCCGGGTCCGCCCCTACCGGTTCGGCAAGGTATTCCTTTCCATCCACGAGAGTGACTTTGATCTTCGTGGCCAGGCGGACGACGTGCTCGTTGGTCAGAATGATGCCCTGGGGATCGATGATGGCGCCGGAGCCGAGGCTTTCGTACACGCGTTCTCTTGGGAGGGAGTACATGTCGAAAAAGTCCTTGAAGAACTCGTCGAAGAACGGGTCCTGGAAGCCGAATGGCGCGCCTTGCCGCTCCTGCGTGCGCGTTTCCGTGTTGATATTGACCACGGCCGCGCTCGCCTTTTGAACGACCTCCACAACGGCATCGCGCCGGTAGAGATTGACCTCAGCGGCCTCTGCGAGAGTACGGAGTCCTGGGTGCGGGGTTCCCAGCAGCAGCAGGACCAGAACGGCTTTCTTCATTTCCACGGGGGGGGATCTTGAACGGACTTCAGCACGAATTCAAACGGCAACCGATCTCACTCTGGAGCTGCACTCGCTCCTGCCGACGTTGACCCCTCGTAACACCGCACGTAAGATCAAAGGCATGGCGAATCGTGAAGACGACAATGCGAGAGACTGGGAATCGCTCAGGCGGCGGCTTCTCTCGCTTGTCACCAAGGGCAAACGGCTCATGGTCGGCGCGACCGCGATGCAACAGTACGTCGAGATCCGGCCGACCGCCGACCTCGACTATCTCGTGGACGACCGCATCTTCGCCAACGTGGAGGCTTTCCTCGGCACCGAGAAGATTCCCTACGCGGCGGACAAGCAGAAATCGGCTTTCGTCGTGCGCATCCTGAACGTGGATGTCATTCGGGCTTCGTCTCACCCGGTCCTCGAAGCCGTCCTGAAGGTAGAGGGGTCGGCGAAATATACAACGATGCCCTCCCCGGAAGCTCTGGCCGCGCTCAAGTACGTTGCGCTCGTCAGCCCGACCCGCCCCACGAGGAAAAAACGCCAGGACCGGCTGGATTTCGGATTGCTCGCCCAGCATCCCGATTTCTCACTTGCCACGTTTCGGCGCTGGCTCGATGGCAGGCTTTCTCCCGCCAAGGTCGAGGCGGCGGTCCGCATCGTCCGAGGGGAACAGATCCACAGCGTCGCCCCAGACAGTTGAGATAAGTTCTCCCATCAGATCAATAGATCAATCATGAGCGGCCTCATGATTGAAGACTGATCTGTTTGACAGCCAAGCATCGGTTGATAGGATGCCGGTTGGACTTGACGTTATCCGCTCGAAACCAAGGGAGGATACATGAACACGAAGAGAATCACTCTTGCCATCGCGGCGTTCGGGCTGCTTTCAGCATCCTGTTCTCTCATCTTTCGCTCAACCATCCCGAACGTCGGTCCACCGCCGGCGATCAAGGTACAGGCGTCCCCAGATCAGCTTGAGCGAGGACGGTATCTTGCCCGCCATGTGACCGGCTGCATCGATTGCCACTCGGAGCGGGACTTCCATCGTTATTCCGGCCCCGTCGTGCCTGGAACGGAAGGGAAAGGCGGATTTGTTT from Nitrospirota bacterium harbors:
- a CDS encoding trypsin-like peptidase domain-containing protein, which produces MKKAVLVLLLLGTPHPGLRTLAEAAEVNLYRRDAVVEVVQKASAAVVNINTETRTQERQGAPFGFQDPFFDEFFKDFFDMYSLPRERVYESLGSGAIIDPQGIILTNEHVVRLATKIKVTLVDGKEYLAEPVGADPDTDIAVLRVKTESGAIRLPTLGMGRSNDIMIGETVIAIGNPFGLSHTVTVGVVSALHRSVKTGDRVYQDFVQTDASINPGNSGGPLLNILGQTVGINTAIVAKAQGIGFAIPIDRANRIMSNLLTQGQVTIPWYGVRVQAINDELSNYFGVSRGVVVTKVEADSPADKAGLRRQDIITSLEDSPVQYREDFYSLLRGYRTGDTIRTEIFREGTKRVIPVVVTVFPNARAEDLGFEMLGFNVKAGPGRRVSISKVRPGSPAYQTGIRAGDILLRLDSRVLYSLDDFRETVLNMRGQASILAEIQRGNFIYRVVLDI